The Alnus glutinosa chromosome 8, dhAlnGlut1.1, whole genome shotgun sequence DNA segment GGTACTGTCCCGAGGCGGTGTactatgtcatacgatgcaatttagtcttcaccatattttacatgcatgctttcataatttcatcatttcattatcttgccattaatcatatattttaacaaaatagagttcacagtaataaaaataacatttcatgtgagttgtaaacatgcatgttttgatacacaaaatatttgtgctatgcagaaaaataacaataacaagtattcatgtgagttttactgACTTGTATCGCCCGACCCCTTTAACAAGTCTCCTTGAGGCCTGATAAGCGCTGAATTTTACCCATTCAAGCCCCCTAATTTGCATACATTAATCCTTTAGCCTTGttacaatttgatttttttgttgtgttttacaTGCTTTCAGGTTtcccaatgaaaaaaaaaatgacttctaatttaactgtgtgtatgcaacgtgtaacaaatatcaaaagtgcggaattaaaagagagatattttgttatcgaagtggaaactcaattaagagaaaaaccactccgaggcagctaAACCTAGGAAttttactattcagaagacaaagctagtaacaagacagtaacactcacatacccgatgcagcgatcgtatcttgcactctaacatgtaacctaacgtgaacgcctcccaaccaagtctcctacttgaaggggttttctatggattcaattaccttagggctcctccttaagatagacttcaatcaCGAGCACAACAAAAGCACAACGGtaacccttagagagctagcagatcttcacaatgtcTACCTAAACACCTTATCTACgtacagaagaattcaacactgaattcatgatttttacatgcttagaggcctctatttataggattaagAAAACCTAAGTCGAGTCTGAATCAGACTTCTCTAGGCCGCATCCGAACGGAGAACtgtgcaactgcctttccataacgcgcttcacgctctccatattaaggccgcgttCGGAGGGTGTTGCCCTAACATCTGGACGATTGCAAATCTGCTGCACATAActttcataataaggaccgcgtccggacgatattgcCCTGACATCCGCACGGTTGCAGAACTTCTccacgcaatttccttatcaaggatttCGGCGTtaggacggtgttgccttgtcatCCGAACAAGTGCatgctgtcttcccatatacgtgCCTGCAAAGGAAATTCGAAAACTTCTTGAACTCCGATGTGCggccggacgtgttgccatgacgtccggacgcatgactgatgggcgtccggacgcatgaTTAGGCTGTCCAGATGgaaacttgggatccgacttctctgagttagaatcggcacagaatcttctttgaacatcttgaaacacttttctgaaatgaagactctgaaataaacaaCATACCTGATAaaatggcaacattacataatagtgattttgtcaaacagaatgcagtcaaCACAAACTAACACCCAAGAGAAGTGCAacaaaacccatcatttttgGACCTTTAAAGATAAATTAAGCATTTTGCTAAGTCATGTTGTCATTAGCAAAGGGTGAAAAGGAGCCTCAATAAATTCTCAAAACCGTACAGATTAGTCATCTTTGCAGATTAAATTGTATTGATTCAAAAATAACCAAGAGATGAGCCATATATGCTTGGAAAGATTCAGATgtctattttttgaaaaaatttatggcttgtaaaaatattttttttagagaaatttaTGGTAGTTTTAGTAGACAAAAGTCAGGCTGTGTGTGATGTCAACATGGCAGAATTGAAGGAGGTACtcaatttcgattttttttggatttgcaCAGCTAGAAAAGGTAGTTGATTGCCTAAATAAATCCAAggaaaaatcataaaataaaaagaggcaCACGTTAAATTGCTAGGGTTTTGTTGATGGCTCTATAAATACATGTTTAAGAGACCTAAAGCACAcgcatgtttttttttctactagATTTTCTTCTAAGGTGGTTGTCTTCACGCATGGGAGCTCTTGTTCTCTGAGGATTATCATCATAGAGGAGTTgtcttttctttattgttttgtgatcatgatttttttcattagaattatgtgtaactaaatATTTTAGTTAGGGCTCAATTGAAGCCCTAGTCATGTTTTCTTAAGGATTTCGATTTGCTttgttacaaattatttttgtgatgCTTAATTGCTTACCTCTAGGTTTTGTTTCATTCTCCATATGGCTTATGtgttatgcttgatcatcatatacaTGTGTTAGGTAAATTTAAATGACCAAGTATTGTGCCTACATTAAGTGGCAAAGGAACTAATTATGGGTTCTTGGGATTAATCATCATGAAAAACCAGAATAGATACTATGTTCAAGGTTTCGTgtgtttgtttctatttttttatgctttcttgaaatgcaacttagtagataccatatTAAATACTTTGAGAATGAAAAGAGTTAAAGTAGACACTCATGCCTAACTTAATggttagggaaatcaatagcttaaggagtagataccatgcccttaggttggtaaacattaagcatttAAATCTAATTTGTAGCATTGTGCAAGTTGTTTGCTTGAAAGAAGATGACTAATGGTGAATATTGAagtcttaatttattttctcattATTTCAAGTCTAgtttcaaatcttttttttttgatcttcTTTCACTAGTGCAATATTAAGTATTTATTCAAATctgttatttgttttgtttcatttagATAGAAGCTTTAGGAAATTATGTTTAAACACAATTAAttcaatcctcgtgggaatgatctcataTTTGCTAGCTTTACTATTtgtttgatcttgtgcacttgcaaATTAAAACATACATTGAGAAGCTTATTATTTAGGTTGATATTTGTATAACAAGGCTCTACAACCTCGAAATCTGAGAAAAACCTATCATCACCCATAAACTCGGGCTAAAATAGGTCTCAAGTCCTAAATAGCTCAAAATAGGCTTTCCATCCGTCTGGTGATTGTTCGTCCAGCAAATGGCGAACGTTCGTCTTAGATGTCGTTCATTCATCCAATGAAGGGTGAACATTCAGTGTTCGGGCAGAATCACAAATTCGAACCTAAAAGCCATAAAACTGGTTTTGAGCAAGTCCTAGGGTCTTAACATGATCTCTAACAAAGTCCTAACCTCAataacaagataatgaaaatgatgagtttataaaagcATCTATATAAAAACGGtgatgacatggtacaccggtacGTGCGGGATAATGCTCATGGGcttattatataggttaacccAGTGGTCAAaggtttatttttatgtttggcattggatccaatggttgtttttaTGATCGGCACACCGTGCTTGAATAACGGTCACGGTTACGGCTGTTTTAGTAGCATGGGTCAGCCAAGGTTGGACTCGGTtgggctgctagtatatgacggtaGCGTACATATCCAGGGCACTGGTATTGTATTATAGGTCCCTTGGGACAGCACCAACCCTACTAGAAAGTGGTTAAAATCCTGGGTAGACTATATGGGTGAACTATGACATGGTTGTCCTATTACGActtatattatatctatattgcatccaTGATAACATTATCAAATGATAACATGTAACCTTGCATTGTtgtatgtgatttataaataacttaGTTCACTACATGATAACCTGTACACCATATATtctattactcactaagtcgtaaACTTACGCTTATATCTTTTTCACCtataaaacatgtgttgttttatagttaaACTACTCTTTAGATGTTGGATTTGAGATGAACCTCGAAGCAGATGCGGTTGTTTGGCATAGTGATTTCAATATAGTTAAAGCTTGAGGGCTGATTGCAAGATTTTAAAGGCcgctcatggtaattagtacttttgggtgatgtAGTATGCTTAGCATTTGATGCTCGATTGTATATTAAGAATTAGTTTGAATATGTTATATAGAtgatttatatattaatttcagtTATGTGATGACTCTTAGTAAATGTTATGGTTGTAATTAATATTGATAGAATATTATATGTTTCTGCTGCGTAGTATTCTCTTTTGAGTAGTAGAGATCCCTAAGTCTTATTCCTTGTGGAATGGGACTTGCAAGCGAACCGTGAAATTAattaccatttaattaatttctcgggATGttacaatttttgaaaaatgatttccatttttaaattttgtaaattatttttttgaatttgcgTTTATCCTTCTCAAACTGCTGGATCACCACCAAGCCACCCCCGAACCACCGTTGGACCTCTACCGAGTCACTTGGACCACCACTAGACCACTACCAAGCCAACACCAGGTCATTGCAAAACCACCACCAAGCCACCCTTGGACCACCACCGGACCACCATCGAGTCACCCCCGGACCACTACCTAACCACCCTCAGACCACTTCCTAGCCACCCTCTAACCACTATCAAGACACCCCCAGACCACCATCGAACCACTGTCAAACCACCACCAAGCCAGCACCGAGTCATCATCAGACCACCACCGAGTCACCTTGGACCACCATCGAGCCACCATCGGACCACCACCGAGCCACTACGGaccaccatcgagccacccAAAGGCAACGCCAAACCACCACTAAGCCACCCCAGACTACTATCAAACCACCATCGGCCACCGACGGGCCTCTACTAGACCACTGGTGAACTAAAATTATtaggttattttttaaaaattagtttatattaatatttttatgttgtgaataaaaattgatttttataggctaatatgattaaatgaaaatataaaaatatttgtaatttttcatacgtgccaaacattaaaaaatattttaaacgaaaaatattttgttgaaaataatttttgacgaaaaatattttacaccgaaataGATGGAGCCTAAGTGATACGCAGTACATCATTATATGCAGGAAAGGTCTTTAGTAAGATGGCCTACAAAACAACATTTACATCTTGTAGGCCCCAAATTGTGATTATACTTGGGGTTTTTTTCCCACCTCATCGTTGTTGAAGACCCCCGTTTCATGCTAATTTTCCTAACCACATGGTTTTAATATTGAAGAAGTAGTTGGATGCATAGATATGAAAGGGAGCATTATTGGAGCTAGATAGCTAGCTGCATACGAGATTATGAAATGATATTTTGGCTTTTTTCACTTTGGACATTTTAATAAAGtatttaagaatatatatatatatatatatatatctgatatTTTCTCATTAAACCCAAGAGTATTTTAGAGAAGCGACTAAGCTCTTAGAAAGAAGCCTATCTCGCCTTAGCCTCTCAGCCTTTCTATACTTTCCTTTTGTATCAGTACTATCAGTACTATTCCCTTCCCTTCCTTGAATCTTGTATCTTGCCTCGCATCAAGGCAGCTTTGTATCATCACTTCTTCGAATCAATATAATCAAGTATGTTTATTACTTTGTCTTTGTCTTCACTATATGATTCtcctttatattatgttttcgaattatttctttaaattagtcttttaaattattttcattaatcatcATATACTTTCATTATCTTCATAATActcattatcttcattattatacTGTCTTTCTCTTGTTACTGTCACCTGGGTGAGTTTATGGTATATAatggaatataaaaaattgactagatttttttaaatgaaaattggAAAGGTCCAACGAAAACTAATCACTTGCTCTCTCTAATATTGACAATCTTGACTAATTGAGAACGGGGTTGGAAAAGTCGCTGTTACTTTCTTAGATGCTTCTAGGGCGAAGccatttatttaaagaaaaagtaagTGAATAATTAACTgatctttcgttttttttttttttttttttttttttttttctattatgcTTTCATTGTGTAATACAACTAGCTAGCATATATTTTTAATCCTCTTAAAATTAAGCGagttaaaaaaacacaagaaaaggctatggtaatttttttttaattttttttttttttatatgggtAAATATTAGTCTGATCGAACAAGTTAGTTAGCTAGGGTCGGTTAAAAAAGTGCTAATGGTTAGCAGCTTATGTACAAGGAAATcccaaaaatgaattaataaatTGTAGTAAATGTGAAGCAAACAGGCGGGCATTGGAGAGCGGCGAGATGAGGCGAGGGAGACTGGGCCCGGTGACAATCAAGGTGAATGAGAGAGAATGTGATCAAAGAATGGGCCCCATGGTTGTATTAAGATTAGTGATTGGCTGATTTGGGTGGGTTCAGGTGCCAATCCAATCACATTGAATTTCAAAGACATGTTCATCATTAGGCAGTACATGTCAGCAGGTTGGCAGTGATTGGTTGGTCCACTTCATCGGAACACGTAGGCATCTTCCACACACGGAATGAATTACCAGTTGACTCACCCACttgtaactttttatttatttatagagaaCCCCCCATTGGAGTCTGGACGACTGGACCTCCTTCTTTAACCAACTTGatcatattctctctctctctctctctctctctctctctgtattttgagaaagaagaaaaaaaaaatgagcaacaTAAGCATGGTAGAGGCAAAGTTGCCACCGGGATTTCGTTTCCATCCAAGAGATGAAGAACTGGTATGCGATTACTTGATGAAGAAGGTAAAAAGCAGTGGCTCCCCTCTTCTGATTGAAGTTGACCTCAACAAGTGCGAACCTTGGGATATTCCTGGTCAGTCCTCCTCTAACCCACcatttgtataattttatttatatatatatatatatatatatatatatatataattagaaaataTGTTCATCACTCTGTTTAGCCGGCCGGGGAGAAAGAAAATGGCGGTTGTCTTTTACTTTACTTGAATTACTTTTAATTTCCACGGTTGTGGGTGATCAGGCGATTGCAGCCGGATCGGAGCGGCCATTAATGGATAACATTATGGTAGCGTACACTACTTGCTTCACCCATATTCCTATTCCTGGTCCTCCAAAATCatgattttaattaatgatgcaattaattaagaatgaaaaaactttttaactggtaaaaagaaaatatcattcatatCCACGCGCGTACACACGATCGATCACCGGCCTTATTGAATTGATTCACGACGAACTAATATTTTGGATTTTGCAGTGTCAAATCCATTGTTAGGTTGCGGAATCTCTGCCGGCCATGATCATCGATTGTATTTTTCTCACACTTAATTAAAAACAGGAAACAGATTCGGAAAGTAATGTTTTTGTCTTAACTTCTCTTGCTACTACCCTAATATAAACTTCTTTTTACTACTCATTTTGTTCacatttacaaaataatttaagtaaatatatttatacatacatataagtgatttaaGATAGATATTTATACATAATGGATTAATTTATATATCCCCataatgtgtgtatatatatatatatagagagagagagagagagagagagagagagagagagagaaatattgaagaaaaaaaattaataaaaaaaaaaagaggacttTCTTTCGTGACCAAGGGAAGTGGAtatggaattatgagcccaaaTTTGTGTAAagcaaagttaaaaataaaaatccagtTGATCATAagaaaccaaaaatttcacattcACAGCTTTTTGAAGAAATTGACACTCTTGGAATTGTGCCAACTAAAGTGGTTAGTGTGATCGGAATAATAAGGCAAACCCAAAGCCACCAAATCCTTATTGTTAGACTACGTTGCAACCGTACGCGTGTATAATACTCTGAGGTTGAGAGGAagtggatatttttttttccttcttctaccAAATCCAATAAGGTCTGTCACTATCACCCACTGTTCAAGaaactttctttcttcttcaaactTCTACTATTTTGTCTACTTTCCGCACACAATTTTAATTAACTCAACCTCGACCACAAATGACATGCGTGTAAGAGAagcaatcttcttcttctttcttcgttttttttttttgaaaagtttttttaataactttaaaaaaaaaaaaaaaagagtgtaatatatatatatatattgtgtgatttaattaaatttttgtggatatatgatatatattaattgtgtagAAACGGCTTGTGTGGGAGGCAAAGAATGGTACTTCTATACTCAGCGTGATCGAAAATATGCGACCGGACTACGAACAAACCGTGCAACCGCCTCAGGCTATTGGAAGGCCACCGGGAAGGATAGGTCGGTCCTTCGCAAAGGTTCACTTGTCGGGATGAGAAAAACATTGGTGTTTTACCAAGGTAGGGCACCCAAAGGAAGAAAAACCGATTGGGTCATGCATGAGTTCAGGCTTGAAGGACCCCTTGCTCCCCCTACAATTTCCTCTCCCACGGTAATATTCTACATTTTTCTGTCtcaataatgttatttagtagattgttatacaATTGTATTAGATTaatatgacagtaaaaatcagtaTTTTAGTCTCGTCCTATTTTACTGTCATATCTTTCTAGTAGTATAAAAGTCCACTAAACAACCGTTGTTGTATTTTTCGTCTTCTTTTCGTCTAGctagtaatttttttcaaactcgAGTTCATTTCGTGCCTATAATTGCATGGTATGATATTTCAATTTTGCCAAAGCTTTTAAGGTCAAATTTTTCGACAAACTACCATCTTGAATAAGTCAATTAGGGGCAAGTTGTATATTAtacaaacaattaatttttagtaTGAATACTGAAGCCATATTTGTCTCATTTGTCACTGATTACCATGTGATCAATTTTAAACATGTAATGGTAGCTGACCTAAGAAGATTATTCTTAGTATTATATTTAGGCATCTGATgtaagtctatatatatatatttatgtatagtTGTATACTTAATTGTTCTCAACTCTAGCTAGTGCATAACTTTGATTTTCAATATCCAATGACTCGTACATAGGAATTAATGAATGAATATAATTAAGAACTTGCTGACGTTTAAGAAATccaagttaaaaataaataatattgtcTTTAGAATTCGACTATATATTCCATAGGCCAACCAAGTGATTCTTATAAATTCTTTTccacttttttactttttcttgcTTGGGTATTCATTCCACATGAGAAAATTAAATGTTGGAGATCATGACGGTAATATATATAACCTATTAACATATATctacttttttatttcaattttggtTAAAAGAACATATTAATTAAGATACAAGTACATATTAATTTAATGGATgggtacatatatatacacaggaGGATTGGGTGTTGTCTAAGGTGTTCTATAAAAACAGAGAAGTGGCTGCCAAACCAGGCATGGGAAGCTGCTATGACGCGGGTTCTTGTTCTTCATCTCTACCAGCATTA contains these protein-coding regions:
- the LOC133875611 gene encoding NAC domain-containing protein 21/22-like, with amino-acid sequence MSNISMVEAKLPPGFRFHPRDEELVCDYLMKKVKSSGSPLLIEVDLNKCEPWDIPETACVGGKEWYFYTQRDRKYATGLRTNRATASGYWKATGKDRSVLRKGSLVGMRKTLVFYQGRAPKGRKTDWVMHEFRLEGPLAPPTISSPTEDWVLSKVFYKNREVAAKPGMGSCYDAGSCSSSLPALMDSYITFDQTQTHADESQQVPCFSIFNQNQNQNQTDPIFTHISTTMEPTTFKGLPNMGSCLDPFSCDKKVLKAVLSQLSNMDSNPNLKGSPSLGGGSSESYLSDVGLPNIWNYY